One window of Acidimicrobiales bacterium genomic DNA carries:
- a CDS encoding OB-fold domain-containing protein, which produces MTLQAVGRDDATEEFFEGTASGIYLIRRCAPHDHASKPQATLCPVCSSEDLRWEPASGRAKLVSWAIMPSKPAEPEEPLPGATVVAIAELEEGPWMWAQLVGGEAVELHEGLALRIAFERPAGSEAIPVLTPANL; this is translated from the coding sequence ATGACGCTGCAAGCCGTCGGGCGTGACGACGCAACGGAGGAATTCTTCGAAGGAACCGCTTCCGGGATCTACCTGATCCGCCGATGCGCGCCCCACGACCACGCCTCGAAGCCGCAAGCGACGCTGTGCCCGGTGTGCAGTTCGGAGGACCTGCGGTGGGAGCCGGCTTCCGGTCGGGCCAAGCTGGTGAGTTGGGCGATCATGCCGAGCAAGCCGGCTGAGCCCGAGGAGCCGCTCCCTGGCGCCACCGTCGTTGCGATCGCGGAGCTCGAGGAAGGGCCGTGGATGTGGGCCCAACTCGTCGGCGGCGAAGCTGTCGAGCTGCACGAAGGACTGGCGCTCCGGATCGCCTTCGAACGCCCTGCCGGGAGCGAGGCGATTCCTGTGCTCACCCCCGCCAACCTTTGA
- a CDS encoding acetyl-CoA hydrolase/transferase C-terminal domain-containing protein has product MDVTEAARIAEPEVLIGWVVRDAPWMATTQLPVRTFLTGQGTRAAVDAGTVSTFPARLSAIPGLLSGRMKPEVLVVGVHESSAGFTLAHSPGFVGTAMGQARSVVVERWQGDPIPGAPVVSAEVVAVFEREDPPDPPPRNEPTSVHHGIGELVASLIPEGATVQWGPGVIGSSVIASLRRPVQVRSGLVTDELVSLEEAGLLQGTAEAAYMWGGPALRGMLEDGRLRLCGIEHTHDLTAISAVESFVAINTALQVGLDGAANVETVNGRIVSGAGGHPDFAAGASRSPGGLSIVALPSTAGDRSTIVPAPERISTPRADVDVVVTEHGIADLRGLDDRARAERMIEVAAPEHRDWLGEHT; this is encoded by the coding sequence GTGGACGTCACAGAAGCAGCCCGGATCGCCGAGCCGGAAGTGCTGATCGGCTGGGTCGTACGGGACGCGCCGTGGATGGCTACGACCCAACTTCCGGTCCGAACTTTCTTGACCGGGCAAGGGACGAGAGCTGCCGTGGACGCAGGAACGGTCAGCACCTTCCCGGCGAGACTTTCGGCGATCCCGGGTCTGCTCTCCGGGCGCATGAAACCAGAGGTTCTGGTGGTTGGCGTTCACGAGAGCAGCGCCGGTTTCACGCTTGCGCACAGCCCGGGTTTTGTGGGGACGGCGATGGGCCAGGCGAGGTCGGTCGTTGTCGAGAGGTGGCAGGGCGACCCGATTCCGGGAGCCCCGGTCGTTTCCGCCGAGGTCGTGGCGGTCTTCGAGAGAGAGGATCCGCCGGATCCGCCGCCGCGGAACGAGCCAACCTCGGTGCACCACGGGATCGGCGAGCTGGTCGCGAGCTTGATTCCCGAAGGTGCGACGGTTCAGTGGGGGCCAGGCGTTATCGGGTCTTCCGTGATCGCCTCGCTGCGCCGGCCCGTCCAGGTCCGCTCCGGGCTCGTGACCGACGAACTGGTGTCGCTCGAGGAGGCCGGGCTGCTCCAGGGGACCGCCGAAGCCGCGTATATGTGGGGAGGCCCGGCGTTGCGTGGGATGCTGGAAGATGGCCGGCTGCGGCTGTGCGGCATCGAGCACACCCACGACCTGACCGCGATCTCCGCCGTCGAAAGTTTCGTCGCCATCAACACCGCGCTCCAGGTCGGGCTCGACGGGGCCGCCAACGTCGAGACGGTCAACGGGAGGATCGTCTCGGGCGCCGGCGGGCACCCCGATTTCGCCGCCGGCGCTTCTCGGTCCCCCGGGGGGTTGTCCATCGTGGCCCTGCCGTCCACCGCGGGGGACCGCTCGACCATCGTCCCCGCACCGGAGCGGATTTCGACCCCCCGCGCGGACGTTGACGTCGTGGTGACCGAGCACGGCATCGCCGACCTGCGGGGGCTCGACGACCGGGCCAGGGCGGAGCGGATGATCGAGGTCGCCGCACCCGAGCATCGGGACTGGTTGGGCGAGCACACCTGA
- a CDS encoding DUF2630 family protein, translated as MNDTEIVQQIDQLVEQEHELERLHAAEGLNEDDRARLQDIEVRLDQCWDLLRQRRARRNAGQDPGEAQVRPAQVVEHYQQ; from the coding sequence ATGAACGACACCGAGATCGTCCAGCAGATCGATCAGCTCGTCGAACAAGAGCACGAGCTGGAGCGCCTTCATGCCGCGGAGGGGTTGAACGAAGACGACCGGGCGCGCCTGCAAGACATCGAAGTGAGGCTTGACCAGTGCTGGGACCTGCTCCGGCAGCGCCGCGCCCGCAGAAACGCTGGTCAGGACCCTGGAGAGGCTCAGGTTCGTCCCGCCCAGGTCGTCGAGCACTACCAGCAATAG
- a CDS encoding sigma-70 family RNA polymerase sigma factor — protein sequence MFDELIDLLDDLGVVHQLSCLGDCALCHTPNTETRGIMHGPLWLFLIAMNQSVSHSPDLLGLYLDEAGSFPLLTKADEMRLGQIIQDGQAAQATLDSGEKLTAKQRRELREKVSAAEEATTEFINSNLRLVVSVARKYQWSGLPLGDLIQEGNLGLIHAVEKFDWRKGFKFSTYATWWIRQAIGRAVENTAHTVRVPAHVGDEIRRARRLQSELELRLGRPPTLAELAQALDTTEQTVAELFRYDTDPMSLDVAVGEDGDTSLGDLVVNRAAESPFESVAAGMLPSEVARFLTRLSDEEAEVLRLRYGLDRGEPRTQGEVGQALQLTAERVRRIERDAIGKLRRQLVGGDAHDLLAS from the coding sequence TTGTTCGACGAGCTGATCGATCTGCTGGACGATCTCGGTGTCGTTCATCAACTCTCCTGTCTCGGCGATTGTGCCCTTTGTCACACACCCAATACGGAAACGCGCGGCATAATGCATGGCCCCCTGTGGTTATTTCTCATTGCAATGAATCAGTCTGTTTCCCACTCCCCCGATCTTCTAGGGCTTTACCTCGACGAGGCCGGTAGCTTCCCGCTCCTGACCAAGGCCGATGAGATGCGGCTCGGCCAGATCATCCAGGATGGCCAAGCTGCCCAGGCGACCCTGGATTCCGGCGAGAAGCTGACCGCCAAGCAGCGGCGCGAGCTGCGCGAAAAAGTTTCCGCAGCTGAGGAAGCGACCACCGAGTTCATCAACTCCAACCTACGCCTGGTCGTTTCGGTCGCGCGCAAATACCAGTGGTCGGGTCTGCCGCTGGGGGATCTCATCCAGGAAGGCAACCTCGGACTGATCCATGCCGTCGAGAAGTTCGACTGGCGGAAGGGCTTCAAGTTCTCGACCTACGCCACGTGGTGGATCCGCCAGGCCATTGGCCGGGCGGTGGAGAACACCGCACACACCGTCCGCGTGCCGGCCCACGTCGGCGACGAGATCCGCCGTGCCCGGCGACTCCAGTCCGAGCTGGAGCTGCGACTTGGCCGCCCCCCGACGCTCGCGGAACTGGCGCAGGCACTCGACACCACCGAGCAGACCGTCGCGGAGCTGTTCCGCTACGACACGGATCCGATGAGCCTCGATGTCGCGGTGGGCGAGGACGGCGACACCAGCCTCGGCGATCTGGTCGTGAATCGGGCGGCCGAGTCTCCGTTCGAGTCGGTGGCGGCCGGGATGCTGCCCAGCGAGGTGGCAAGGTTCCTCACCCGACTGTCTGACGAGGAGGCTGAGGTGCTGCGCCTCCGCTACGGCCTCGACCGGGGCGAGCCTCGTACCCAGGGCGAGGTCGGCCAGGCGCTGCAGCTGACCGCCGAGCGCGTCCGCCGGATCGAGCGCGACGCAATCGGAAAGCTGCGCCGGCAGCTCGTCGGCGGCGATGCGCACGACCTTCTGGCCAGCTAA
- the gltX gene encoding glutamate--tRNA ligase: protein MTDAPRVRIAPSPTGYFHVGTARTALFNWLFARQTGGTFVLRIEDTDTGRNRPEHVEGIQSAMRWLGLDWDEGPYFQSLRRARYDDAIEKLLAAGAAYACDCTTEQVAARAKERGGPPGYDGYCRDRAVEPGPGRLVRFRTPDTGETSFDDLVRGRVTFQNAVIEDFGIRKSNGDPLFILANTVDDSEMRITHVIRGEDHVSNTPKGLLLWDALGYGMPPVFAHLPLLLSAARKKLSKRRDKVAVEDFRDEGYLSEAFRNYLALLGWAPRDDKEIITVEEMIAEFRLEDVKSAGAIFDEVKLRAVNSEYMRAMSVAELVERAAAWQRNRWEPIASLVQERARTLAEVYSMTDFLYLPEPVIDQEEWDKSVAKQPAFAAILSAAEARYLDIEWTAEDIHQATLAAGEAAGVAKPQQAQAPIRLAVTGRSVGPPLWESLELLGRDRTLERIRKALGRLG from the coding sequence GTGACCGACGCCCCGCGCGTCCGTATCGCGCCGTCACCGACGGGTTACTTCCATGTCGGGACGGCGCGAACGGCGCTGTTCAACTGGCTCTTCGCCCGCCAGACCGGCGGCACGTTCGTGTTGCGCATCGAAGACACCGACACTGGCCGCAACCGGCCTGAGCACGTCGAGGGCATCCAGTCGGCGATGCGGTGGCTGGGGCTCGACTGGGATGAGGGCCCGTATTTTCAGTCCTTGCGACGCGCGCGGTACGACGATGCGATTGAAAAATTGCTCGCCGCCGGCGCCGCTTACGCCTGCGACTGCACAACCGAGCAGGTTGCGGCGCGAGCGAAGGAACGGGGTGGGCCGCCGGGTTACGACGGTTACTGCCGGGATCGCGCCGTGGAGCCGGGCCCTGGCAGGCTGGTGAGGTTCCGGACTCCCGACACCGGAGAGACGTCGTTCGACGATCTGGTTCGCGGCCGGGTCACCTTCCAGAACGCGGTCATCGAGGACTTCGGAATCCGCAAGTCGAATGGGGACCCTCTGTTCATCCTCGCCAACACGGTTGATGACTCCGAAATGAGGATCACCCACGTGATCCGCGGCGAGGATCATGTTTCCAACACTCCGAAGGGTCTCCTTCTCTGGGATGCTCTCGGGTACGGCATGCCGCCCGTCTTCGCGCACCTTCCGTTGCTGCTGAGCGCGGCCCGCAAGAAACTCTCGAAGCGGCGCGACAAGGTGGCAGTGGAGGACTTCCGTGACGAGGGCTATCTGTCAGAGGCGTTCCGCAACTATCTGGCGCTTCTTGGTTGGGCCCCACGCGACGACAAGGAGATCATCACCGTCGAGGAGATGATCGCGGAATTCCGGCTCGAGGATGTCAAGAGCGCCGGCGCGATCTTCGACGAAGTGAAGCTGCGCGCGGTGAACTCGGAGTACATGCGAGCAATGTCGGTAGCCGAGCTGGTAGAGCGTGCCGCAGCCTGGCAGAGAAATAGGTGGGAGCCAATCGCGTCGCTTGTCCAGGAGCGCGCTCGGACCCTCGCCGAGGTCTACTCGATGACCGACTTTCTCTACTTGCCGGAGCCGGTCATCGACCAGGAGGAGTGGGACAAGTCGGTGGCCAAGCAGCCGGCGTTCGCAGCCATCCTCTCTGCAGCCGAAGCTCGTTACCTCGACATCGAATGGACTGCCGAAGACATCCACCAGGCCACCCTCGCCGCCGGCGAGGCCGCGGGCGTTGCGAAGCCTCAGCAGGCCCAGGCTCCGATCCGGCTCGCTGTAACCGGTCGATCGGTGGGACCGCCGCTATGGGAGTCCCTCGAGTTGCTCGGACGGGACCGAACCCTGGAACGGATCCGCAAGGCTCTGGGCCGTTTGGGCTAA
- a CDS encoding adenylate/guanylate cyclase domain-containing protein, giving the protein MAADLPGGKTGCVPDEWEQLTPEIRASDADRELTLGQLRQHVTDGRLTLDEFADRVGVALAARTRGQLEMLVSDLPTTAVQTAPSTVPERRLSAVRRRVVAIMSGSQAKGRWRVGKSVTAVAVMGGCELDFRQAQIEADEVQVTAVAVMGGIDIVVPEGIAVELSGLSIMGGKQLKVADVPVLPGSPVICVRAFPIMGGVSVRSKRTRGEAEKSTGDADTTPPAPIELSEIQEIVPALGGASGSSAPEGTVTIMFSDIVGYSEMNVRLGDLAAHEVLRAHNAIFREQLATHGGQEVKSQGDGFMVAFSSATRALRCSVGIQKALEKYCTEHPDEPIRVHIGLHAGEPIRDGGDLLGRTVITASRLSDIARPGEILVSALLYELTDPTGEFKFGEPRQVDLKGMSGSRTVYPVQWQA; this is encoded by the coding sequence GTGGCGGCTGATCTCCCGGGCGGCAAGACTGGTTGCGTGCCCGACGAGTGGGAGCAGTTGACACCGGAGATCCGGGCATCCGACGCGGATCGGGAACTGACTCTGGGGCAGCTCCGGCAGCACGTGACCGACGGGCGCCTGACCCTGGACGAGTTCGCCGATCGGGTGGGTGTGGCCCTCGCCGCACGCACCCGGGGCCAGTTGGAGATGCTGGTCTCCGATCTGCCTACCACTGCTGTTCAAACAGCCCCGTCCACCGTTCCCGAAAGGAGGCTGAGCGCCGTACGCCGTCGGGTCGTCGCCATAATGAGCGGAAGCCAGGCGAAAGGCCGATGGCGGGTCGGGAAGTCGGTCACAGCCGTTGCGGTCATGGGCGGCTGCGAACTCGACTTTCGCCAGGCTCAAATCGAGGCAGATGAAGTGCAAGTCACCGCGGTCGCCGTGATGGGCGGAATCGACATCGTCGTCCCGGAAGGAATCGCGGTCGAACTATCCGGACTGTCGATCATGGGCGGCAAGCAACTGAAGGTCGCGGACGTCCCGGTTCTGCCCGGTTCCCCGGTCATCTGTGTACGGGCCTTCCCGATCATGGGCGGAGTGAGCGTTCGGTCGAAGCGCACCCGAGGCGAAGCGGAAAAATCCACCGGCGACGCCGACACCACTCCGCCTGCCCCTATCGAGTTGTCGGAGATACAGGAGATCGTGCCGGCCTTGGGCGGGGCCAGTGGGTCGAGCGCCCCTGAGGGAACGGTCACGATCATGTTCAGCGACATCGTCGGGTACTCCGAAATGAACGTGCGCCTTGGCGACCTTGCCGCCCATGAGGTCCTGAGGGCACACAACGCAATCTTCCGCGAGCAGCTGGCAACACATGGAGGCCAAGAGGTCAAATCCCAGGGTGACGGGTTCATGGTCGCTTTCTCCAGCGCAACGCGCGCTCTCCGTTGCTCAGTGGGGATCCAGAAAGCACTCGAGAAGTACTGCACCGAGCATCCCGACGAGCCGATTCGAGTCCACATCGGTTTGCACGCGGGGGAACCGATTCGCGACGGGGGGGACTTGCTGGGACGGACGGTCATCACCGCCAGCCGCCTGAGCGACATTGCCCGTCCGGGTGAGATTCTCGTTTCGGCGCTGCTCTATGAACTGACCGATCCGACTGGTGAGTTCAAGTTCGGAGAGCCGAGACAAGTTGATCTCAAAGGCATGTCCGGCAGCAGGACCGTTTATCCGGTCCAGTGGCAGGCCTGA